The Malus domestica chromosome 08, GDT2T_hap1 genomic interval GTAAAGAAATTAGCTTCCCAAGATATGGTACTTATGTTATGGGTAGTTTTGCATGCATTACTTCAAGATTTCTCAATGATATCATCTTCCCTAAATACTCAAGGCTGAAATTTGAACATCCATTAAGATGAAGAGTCTCAACAGATGTTGAATTATAGAAATCCTTtggaagagaaaaaaagagtCTCTTTTAAGATGACCAATGGAGGGGTCAATCTCGGACAAATTGGGACAGTGCTCCAATATCAACTCTTCAAGGTTTGGGACTTGTGAAAAGTCCGGTGATTTAATTAGGGACGGGGAACAACCGAGATCAATGATTTTCAACTTCTAAAGAGACTGTTGcacaaaaccaaatgaaaattgaaattaatatcTAAAAGGAAGATGTCataaaaaaagagaaggaaatccaaaaacaaaaagaaacagaaCATCATCAGGTGTAATTGATTGTACCTTGGAACCTTCCCAAACTTGTACCAGTTTGCTCCACCGCATCTCTAAACCAACTAGTCTTGGTTGATTTAAAAAGTCATCTGGTATGGACTCTAAAGGGAATTCATGCCAGGACAACCATATTAACTCTTTGGGAAGATGTTTGTATTCGCCATAGAGCTCTATTGAGTCAAGCTGGAGCAATCTCGGTTTCGTCATATTGGCAAATGCTACTGTACTGAAACTAAACTGATTATAGGTTAGTATCCAATTATCAGGGGGATGTAGAGAAAGTCCTTCAACTTCTTCAGTTCCCCGTTAACAAAAGGTTATACAGAGTAAGATAAAGGATAATATGCATATATTTTACGTGATTTTGCCTAATTGAGCTTCTTAATGCAAATGCATACATTTATACATGAATGTTGTTTAATGCATAATAGACATGTGAGTTATATATGCTTTTCTTGTACGATGCATTAATCCATAATCTTATTGGGAATGTACTTACAGAGTTATTTGTCAATACATCGATGACCTCTTGATGGTTCCACAACCTACTCCATTTTCCAGGGTGACTAGGAGATTTTTTCACAAATGATTACTTTGGCCATTTCTCGAAGCAAATCATGCATATTCAACTCGTTGTATTCAACGGTTACAAGGGATCGTTCACAAAGAATCTTGATTCCTATTGTTGCAAAAAATCCACATCCATTTAATACTTTTGCGACATAGTCCTTGTCCCATCcaataaagaaacaagataTGTCAAGGAATATAGCCTTTTGTGTATCATCTAGCCCTTCAAAGCTTATTCTTAGTGGTTTTATTATGTTTCCATCAGGAGTTCTTTCCAATTTCTCGAATTCATTTTCCCACTCTACTAATGTTCTTTTAAACAAAAGAGATCCCAAAACTTCAAGGGCTAGTGGTAAACCTCCGCAATaagaaacaacttttttttagGGTTCAAGATATTCTTCATTAGGGCAACTTTTTCGAAAGGCATGCCAACTAAAGAGCTCCAAAGCTTCTCCTTTGTTCAATTTCTGAGCCGGATATGCTTTGTCCACATTTCGTAGTTGATGTTCATCTCGTGTCGTTATGATAATTCTGCTTCTTGGACCAAACCAATCATGATTTTGAGCTAGTGCATTTAGATGTTCCTTTTCATCTATATTGTCCATGATGACAAGTACCGTTCTATGTTGAAATTCTTGTTTTATCAGACCAATCCCTTCATCAACATTGCTTATTTTAGACTCATTTTTCCAGATGTCAGAAATAAGTATTTTTTGCAAATAAACTAGACCATGTTTACTTGTATTGCTGCTAACGTCGGCAAGGAAACTTTTGAATTCAAACTTACTATGAATTTGGTTATGAATGGCTTTGGCAACTATTGTTTTGCCCAATCCACCCATCCCCCAAATTCCAACCATGCGAACATCTGATCCACCAATTGAAAGACACGTGATAATATCTTGAATGCGAGAATTGATTCCAACTTGGTGCCCAAACAAACACCTATCTTCTTCTTTCCATTGCCTTTGCCATGGAAGATCTGGTCAACCCCTCATTCTCTAAACTCTCCTCTGTCAACCCCACCAATCATCTCCGAAACTCCCACCCTCGTCAGCTTCCAGTTCGACGAACTtacgagacttgggagcaggaAATTGAGAGGTCGAGGTCAAAGCAAGATCAGTGGGGATGATTATGTCAGATTAAAGATGGTCAGATCTGTTGTGGATGGGGATGGGGATGGTATGTGGGGTTGACGGCTACTCAAACGGAGGAAAAAAGGTCGGATGAGGGATTGGGCTGGTTTAACGAAGGAGGAATTGGGGCTGGGTTTGAAGGATGAGGGATTGGGCTGGGTTTGACGGACGAGGGATGAAGGACGTAGCGGGTTGCTCCACCGATCCTTGAAAGGGATAGGGCGATCGCAGTTGTGAGGAATGACAAAATGCTCGGAGACAGAGCTTTATCCACATCAGGAACCGAGGCCATCGCGGTGCGAGGAAGAAAAagggaagaagataaaaatgaaaattgaaagggTGGCTGCCACAAACCCCAAGCGGGAGCGGGAGACCGGCAGTGGATGGGTTTGAAGTCTGTTGTTTTTACTAGTACGATGGTTGAGTTTGGTTAAATACTTGGGAGATTTAAATATGGACATATGTCATTGTTTTATTGTGCCCAAGTATTATCTGAATTTTATATGACAGGTGTAATGATTTTATTGGGTCACACAAGAAGGTCAATACCTGACTACGATTTTCGTTTTGAGGAATACAAGCTACCTTTCTCATTGGACAATACTTGAATACTCATTAGGAGTATTCAATTAACTCACCATCTTATGTGGTCCAACAATATTTTAACAcatgttaaatatttttttttctaaactcATATCTTCATAACCAACACCATTCATCTTTTTTTCTCCGTTCTTTCATATGTGCAAAAAACCCTAAGGCCTCGTTTAGCACACCGTATAACGCACTGGATAAGACTAATTATACGAATTCGGTTGTTTGGTGCAGTTCCGTATTAAATAGACACCTTATTAATTATCCTGGCCCCACCTTTTGTATAAGCTCACGTCATATAATTAATACACTCTAAAACCTTTGTATTATTTAGTCAGGTAGGAATTTGCTTGTTCTCTCCGTCCCCTCGATCCACCGCACCCACCACCAACTTTCGACGCCGTGTCCTTGGCGAACCACAAGGCATTGCTGAAGACTAGCCTATGCCTCTCCGACGACTGCACCATTGACAAACTAATGCCCCAGTTACATATCTGAGGAATATGGTGAAAGtaagggtgggcaaacgggtaaaGGAACCACGGGTCGGGACGGGTACGggttggttttaatttttttttagaacaaaCGGGGTGGGCCGGGCTGGGCCTATGTTATTTACGGGGCGGGCCAGGTCCAGATACTTATAAAAACGGGGCCATGGACTGACCCGTTTCTAATTTGAATGAACGGCTGAGATTAAATGATAACATATCATCCAATCTCAACCGTTAGTTTGTACCCTAGTCCCAAGTCCAGGTTCCAGTCCTTCCCTCGAGTCCTTGACTACATCCCTTAAATCTCATATTCTCTCAATCGTCTTCTCACAGAAATCACACAGCCAATCACGCCGTCCCAACCAACACAACGGCACCACCGTGTCGACAACACCACCACATCCTCCTCCACGACATCCCAAAGAACCTAGGTCCCAGAACCACGACATCCCAAAGTACTAGTCTTCGTCTTTTTAGCATATAGTTTCTTTCTCTTGTTTTCATTTGGTTTCATATCATATTTAAACCTTAAAAATAAGAATTAttcaacatatatcaatataAAAGGGATGGATTTAGTAGTTGGTTTTATTCGCGATCTGATGTGAATTTGTGCAAAATCTGCAGTGCAATTTGCTGGGAGTGAAATttgaacttaaaaaaaaaccccaatgaCCCGTGGACCTGTCTCGAATCGGGCCGGGTTAGATCTGGTTCCTATATTAGAATATGTAATCCCTGGCCTGGCCCGACCCATCTTATTTGCACCCGGGTCCTGTTTGGTCATTTCAAAATTAGGCTCGGCTAGGCCTGTGCCCACCCTTAGGTGAAAGTGATGATGAAGTAGGTTCTCCGTCTCTGCATCGGCTTCGTTTCATGCTCCAGAAAAGGGTTTTATAGACTTACACAACTTTTTATGTTTAGAGCTTCTTTCGATTTGGAAATGCAAAATTGTAAGCAACTCTGTTCGGTTGGCTGGGTTGGGGAAGATGCGGTGACGAGAAACCATGTTTAACAATTGAGGTGTTCACGAATTGACTAAAGGTGGGGTGGGTATGGTGTTTGTCTTCGAAATTGAATGAGGGTGGTGTGGCAATGGTGTTTGTTGGGGTGTGGGGTGAAGGGACAAGGGCGCTGAATTTTTTCTTATGAAccttaacgaaaagctccttgtactgttcactttaatgaaaaaccacatttttactccaaaaagtcaatatggtactattcactttatcctttattttgtccttatcgttaaaactcaaagttttcaggcaattttcattagttttcctttttttctttttgttttttaattttttaaaatatattaataagaaagtttaaaagaaaaaaataatttggaGGCAAAATATTTCATcacaaatttgggtttttttgttcttttctttgggagttttaacgaaaaacccacggtactgttcactttaacgaaaaaccacatttttacactaaaaagtcaatcatggtactattcactttactttttattttgtccttatcgttaaaaatcaaagttttcaaaccattttcattagtttttttttctcattaataaaattaataatagttCAAACTCTTTATTTGGGACACTACCAAATGTTGTATAAATACGTCATTAGTCCGATACTACACTAAACgtccgactaatttagtcaatACTATCCGACTGAAATATTCAATACAGTCTGAGCTGAGGCCTAAATCCCCTTCCCTTTTCTGGTGACCAACTCTCCATCCCTCACTTCTCAGGCGAGCCCACCCCCAACCTTTATCTTCTCAGGCGAGCCCAACCCTACCCCTTTATTTTTCAACGAGACCGCTACCAATCCCATCTTTTTTCGACGACCCCAACTCTGTTCTCCGACAACCACGACTACCCCAACCCCTATGTTCGAAAAGGAACCTACCGCTAACCCTATTTTCGACGGCGACCCCACCCCAGTTATCTTTGTCGATCAAGTTCACTGTTTGATGAGACTGTTACAGAGAAAGGTCAACGACAGTGAAACCTGGGGTGGGTTTGTTGGGTCGACGAGATAGGCGTCGGATTTGAGAAGGTAATGGCGTTGGATTCGTGAAGTTGACGTTGACAGATGTGCCATGGCTGTTTGGAATTGAGGAAGAATTGTGATGTTTGGTTGTAGGTTCAAAGAGAGTTGTCACATCTCGGGCCCGACTCcaccgtagtacgatattgtctACTTTGGGCCCGGGATGTAGTGAGGGcccaggtcgggatgtgacaatttggtatcagagcctaaccctcactgtagtgtgccgacgaggacatcgggcccctaagggggtggattgtaacatcccacatcgcccaagggagtagatcctgtaagccttatatgtatattcctatctctacctagcacgatgccttttggaagctcactggcttcgagttccatcggaactctgaagttaagcgagttcgcgcgagagcaatcccatgatgggtgacccactaggaagttctcgtgtgagttcccaaaaacaaaaccgtgagggcgtgattGGGGCCCAAAATAGATAATATCGTACTACGGCGAAGTCGAGTccgggatgtggtaggggcccgggctgagatgtgacaatttagtattagagccaatccttggttggaagtgtgccgacgaggacatcgagcccctaagggaggtggattgtaacatcccacatcacctaggggagtggatcatttaagacttatatgtatattctcatctctacctagcacgaggctttttgggagctcactggcttcgggttccatcataactccaaagttaagcgagttcgcgcgagagcattcccatgataggtgacccactgggaagttctcgtatgagaacccagaaacaaaaccgtgagggcatggtcggggcccaaagcagacaatatcgtgctacgatggagtACAGCCCGGGATGTGTTGggggctcgggccgggatgtgacaagaaTGGTAGATGTTTGGTAAGGAAGATAGAATGGTGTTCCCTGTTAAGATTTTAGGGTGCGTTTATTTGGCTTCCTTAACTTTCACTGGATTAGATTGGTATATAGTCCAATTGTTTTTTAGATACTGAGATTATGTTTAATAAGACTAAAGGGGACTCGTGTGGACTAACATGCTCGTTAGAAGTTCTCAGCGATAGCCCCTGAAAAATGAGGGGACTAGCTACGACCGTCTTCCTTCTCTGCTCTCTTCCatctcttcctcctccaacaaAACCCATATAACTGCACCACTTCCGACCGTTGTGGGCACAGATCACCGTCGATGGTCTCTGTTCAAACCCGAATCATGAGATCTTTGTGAACCCAGTGGTGGGTGAGGAACATGACGGTTGTTGAAACCCAAATCACAGAATCCTTGTAAACCCAGTGGTGGGTGAGGAACACGACAACAATGAAGGAATATTGAAGGCCAAGAACGCCGGGGACGAAGACAGCGAAGGTCTTGGATTGGGATGACAGCAGCTTGGGATCGCCGACAATGAAGATGGGGTAAGTAGCATGAGACGCCAAATTGTGGAATTGGTTTTTATTTGATCTCAAATTGTGGAATTTAAAATTGTTGGGAGTTGATTTTGATCTAATATGTAATTGTGGGGAGTTGGTTTTGATTTGATATGCAATTGTAGGAAGttggttttgatttgatttcaaAGTGGGGAATTGGGTTTCGAAGAAGATGAATAgttttcagaagaaaaaaatgagagaattaagaataaaatattaatagagatatagataaattaatataatattagaatttattaattatcctgcttcttattccgacactgcaccaaacgtttcactaagTTAGTTCAGCTTAGTCTATTCTAAaatagtccagcttagtccttaaAGCTAGTCCAGTCTGAGATAGTCCGATGCAACAAACATACCATTCTACGGTTTGATGggtattctttttcacttagaagtgagaggtcataggttcgaatctcatggatgacaaattcaataccaaattaggctgtccATTGTGTGACTTAAGCCGAACTCCCccaccccttagtgtaaaaatattgatatactaaaaaaaatgttCCAAATTTTATCCAAACAATTATTGTTTCTCTTCTTTATTAGAAGTTACGTtttaaatatttccaacttgttatggattttttgtttaaataaattttgttCCGAAGATCGGAAGAGACTGGCCATATGGCTCACTTCCAACAAcatcgatattgtccccaacttggtaattaccatcTGCATAATCcttcaggtgtggggttttattacaaaatgtCTCGGTAATAGTTAGAGTAGGATTAgaatatttaaactcttattttctcaTTCATCCGGTCGATGTGGAACATTTTAACAATACTCACTCGTCTAACAATAGTCTACTAAAATGTTTAAAATCTTGAAAAGCAGGTGAATGATTACCTATTGTCAGTGATTTGAAGATGGTGGCCAGACAAATCTGCAGCTTTTGTAAGAGCCTCTCTCCATTGTTTTACCCTTTCTTTCTTGGATTCATGTTTCTTGTCATCTTTTTCTTCATCGATGCCCTTTTCGTGCTTCTTAAATACTTCGGCTAAATCTCCATTCTGCTTCCTGACATGCGAAGGATCAACGTGATAGAATATTGGAAAAACATGTCGCCCCCGTTTGGATCTGCACTCTATGATCTTCACCAGCTCATCAAAACACCAACTTGAATCCGCATACCTCTTTGAGAAGACAATGATAGAGACCCTCGACTCTTCGATTGCCCGGAACAGTTCCTCTTTTATTTCTTCCCCTCTTTTTAGATCATCCTCGTCCATATAAGCCTTGTATCCCTTGTACTTGAATGCCGCGTGGAGGTGGCCTGTAAAGCCCTTGCGAGTGTCTTCGCCTCTGAAGCTGAAGAACACGTCGTGATTCCAAAGTTTTGACTTGGAGGAGGAttggaagttttgagactcttgtcccacattggggaAAACAAGATTCTCAATGGCCTTTATATAGATTTAATGCTTTAGTCTAGTAATTACAACATGGGCCATTTGGAAATGGATTGAAGACTTGGGCCTTATGGttgtgtggattaggcttgtataatatagcctaaatacaattaatattaattaatcaagacaagggccttgggGCACTTGGGGCCttggaatttaaaattaatttgattcattaattttaattttcggattaaatttttaattaatttattaattaaaaacgttttgattaaaagaCACAGCTATTAGAAAGAGTTGTGTACCTTCAAATACACTGAACATGTATTTGAAAGGGTGTGAAACAGCCTATATATCTGCAATCACAGTTTCCAAATGGATTATCTTTTcttgttcctttcttttgtaCGAATTTctagagagtaaacacacaaaaagaaaattcgCTAGAGTTCTAGAATCCAGTGCAGAttgtagaattaggtagttgAATCTTGGTTGAGCAGACGTCGTAGAATCACAAGCATAGGAGTGGGACGAAAATAATGTTCGAAGGACATAGTTTTTACGCTAAcctctaccttctgtaatcaagttagtaacATTAATTTCTGTATTCATTGTATAATTTTCATTCTGTACAGCAAGTATATTTGGGTTAATAAAATAGTAGAATTTctgttattttgtttatttctgaattgttctccaacaaagAGGAGGCTTCAAGGGCTGTCATGGCGGTATCCACTTTTTGGCACTGCAATGCTTCAGATCACGACTAAAAAAATGGCAGCGATTGTGTTTGTGTTGCCAAACCGATGATACTTAAATACAGAAACCAAGTCAACCTTTCTTcattcaacaaaaacaaaagtttataatataataatgttgGCGTATGGACTTGAGAAATGATATATTGCCGGCCGGGAGGGTGcagtgaaagagagagagagaggaaaagaggaaagaaacGAACATGAAAGgagaaaaatcatccaaaagATTCTTGGTTGTAATTACTACTATTCAACTATCAATAATGCCTATTATTTTAGGTTAAAAGTAGGAAGCATTTGCGAATAAGCGCAGCAACAAccacataataaaaaaaaaacgggTCGAGAAAAGATCCAAATGTGAAAGGATAATCAAGCATAAGTTTCATGACCTTTTTTATTCTTATTCCTTTGTTATAAGGTCCCACATCTTTGACACTAAAAGGAAGATGATGTCTTGCCTTGTTAGCTTGATCTTCAAGTCTAGTCCAGGGGTTATGGTAATGACCACTCCTTAACAAAAAGAGAAAGGAGTTTTGGATTTATTGTTGCTTATATTATTGCATTAATTGATgatttatttttcatataatACTTGTTAATTTCTTGCGGAGTAGTTTAATTGGTTTTGCaagatgtttttttttcagAGAGAAAGATTCAAGTGCTAGATATTCGGGTTGGGATTTGTATTAGGTTAAAGGTTTTATCAAGGTAAACCAAAGGGGGGATTAAATTTTAGGTTTATTACTGTTACCTTACTTGACTAGAATACATCAAATGAAGTACTTGCGAACTTTCTTGCATTTGCGATGTTCCTACAGCTATTCATGAAGATAATGAaacttaggggtggtttgggagtgaggtgcttaaaaaaaaagcacccatgaaaaaaagctgtgagggttttaggtgtttggtaaactaaaaaaaaaaggcttattttggaatctgctgtgagaataagctgaaatcaaaggaaaaagcggaagctgctatttgcagctttggaaaactggctttttttcaaagcacacggagctacagtgctcctttaatgaaaagacccactatcagactgctttttttttcaaaagcatttttacaaaaaagtttaccaaacactctgctgatttatttcacagccacttattcttacagcacatctgcttattctcataacagctttttttcaaagcacagcaataccaaatcagccctTATATTGATCAGATGAACAAAATGAGACAAAACCAAGCATATTGCATTGTCCTCACATTAGCAACAAGAGCATCAAAGGTAGGGTAACAGCTAGCTATTCAACTCTTACGCATTATATATGTAACTTGGGTCGGTAATTTTAAGCATATAGTAAtaaacaacaaattaaaataattattatcaAAGTAAAAAAAAGGGATATATGATGAGGAGCATGTCTATGAGGCTTCACTGATTGATGAGATGGGGACTCTTCAGCTACTTCACTACCatttaagagagagaaaaaactaCCATTAGCGTAAACTGaacaaaaatcatcaaattaTTTTAGCTATATCTTTCCTTGAtcgatttttaaataaaaataatatacgaAATGGTTACATAAACGAATACTAAAAACTGGGTAGTCGCGAAGTATATACCTTCTTGATGCCTTTTTGAGGTCGCTGGGAACGTGGAgtgaaagagaaaggaaaaaagaaaatgaacgaACACGAAAGAACAAAGACTATTGGCTAAATGATCATTGAGATTTGTagaactcatcactttggtccctaagattctacatcaataaaagtggtccctgaaattgtccatcatccatcattttgattcttccgttaaaaactaagTGTCCCGgaactcttggccggaagtttgggcaattttcaaagcttcgtaacttaatcgtttcttaaccaaatttgacccataatatatcaaaatgaagataggaaagtgtagaataagattatacctatttttaAGCCCAATAGTTTccagagatggccggaaaatagccgcaaagttgactggtccgagggaaaacttgaaaacttgccggaaactaggtaaaatttaaacgttcataacttcttcaatactcaacaaaatcaagtgatttgaaaacgaaaatcatacttctcgacgagatgaagagaatgttACCAGCTAACTCGCCTTAGTTTagccggaaaacggctcgaaagtgacTGTCTTGGTCCcaagttagccactttcaagcTGTTTTCCAGCCAAAACAATGCGATCTAGTAgtcgaaaaaggtaccattctcatCTTGTCGAggagtatgattttcgtttttgaatcacttgatttcgttgagtattgaagaagttatgaacgtttaaagtttacccaatttccggcgagttttccaattttcaCTCGGactagtcaactttgaggctattttccggccatctccggcaaccattgggcttccaaataggtataatcttattctacaatttcctatcttcattttgatatattatgggtcgaatttggttaagaaacgattgagttacgaagctttgaaaattgcccaaacttccggccaagagctccgggacatttaacggagtttttaacgaaatgaccaaaatgatggatggtggacaatctcagggaccacttttattgatttggaatctcagtgacccaagtgatgagttatgcaaatctcagagaccattttggttATTTAGCCAAGACTATTAAATAGATTATAACAATGACTTTTTGGTGTGATTACAGTTATCAACTATAAGTAATGCAATTTATTTAGGTTGAAATTTTGAAGCATTTGAGAGGTAACATGGCAACAACCACATAATAAACAAAAGTGATTAAAAAAATAGACCCAAATGTGAAaggataattaaaaataattattcaaGATGGTCGGTAAATGATTTAGCCATTTATAATATtcaaacttaaaacaacaatcTATTGGATCATTGTATAAATTATTAAGTGATGCTCTAATATAATACACCTAAATAGGGATGGACCACATAATACACCCAAATGGACCAGTGTTAGGCTCCACTGCTAAAAACTTGCAAAATCGTTGTATTAACTATTAAGGATTAAACTTGTATTATACATATAGACAATGTTTTAAAAGCACAAGGGAGCTAACAGTGTCCATTTATATGAGTTGCACTTGGGAGTACTCGCTGCAACTTGCATGCAATGACTTTCTTGGCGTAATGGGGGAAAGAGGAAAGAAACTAGCACGAAACTGCAGACGCTAGCTACCGATTcatttataatattatattatataagggtaatgttaggaagactaaaataaattaaatgatgtttaccaataagaaataagtacgttaatcaacacttaaataataatctaatcatcaacaatcatatcatttagtttataaaatgtgatattttggatgcggtctctaatcctctttgattaaaaccttaatagtattcaaagtttgatcaaggtcccttgactttgtacacctcattatattactattaatatttatatttttatagttttgacattaattgtttgatattttatgagatttataatcctataaatttaaaatctcttattataatactattagaaatggttacaataaaaaaattcaaatattttgattgaataaatgaatgaaaactatgtaaaaataagaaataataaatggcaaaagaatgtatccatagtgttaaaaaaagtggtacatttcacataagacaaagtggtacattaataaagaagaatgggtacattagaaataaattagggaacggataaaagattaaaaattatgaatacaaatgaatttttaaaaatataggcgctaaaagaaattaatacatgggtacaaaataaaactaaaaagaaaatattacaaattaaaaaaaaatgttgcaaattaaaagtgggttcaaactaaaaatataaatatatgatacaaagtttaggcataaaacataaatataccatatgtaattgttctatcattgattaaatatacaatgtcacgtgacggtatacacatgggtacaaacataaataaaactttaaaaactatgggcacaaaaagaaactaatatatgggtacaaattaaaaatgaaaagaaaattggtacaaattaaaaaatatttgcaaattaaaaatagctacaaactaaaaataaaaatatatgataaaaaatttagccataaatataaatatactaattgtaacatttttaacattaaaggaatatatttaaaaataaaaatattttattattcaaataattaatgatgttattaataccgaaggaccttgatcaaaaattaaaaatgaataggattttaatcaatggagtaacaaaaataaagatgtgaacctaattttcccttataaaattttatttagaaATTTTGTGCTTCGGCAAGTTTGTAAGAAATCTTCACGTCTAAAATACGATATGATTATAAATGTAAGTACTGACGACCTCAAA includes:
- the LOC139198310 gene encoding disease resistance protein Roq1-like, coding for MQESSQAIENLVFPNVGQESQNFQSSSKSKLWNHDVFFSFRGEDTRKGFTGHLHAAFKYKGYKAYMDEDDLKRGEEIKEELFRAIEESRVSIIVFSKRKQNGDLAEVFKKHEKGIDEEKDDKKHESKKERVKQWREALTKAADLSGHHLQITDNR